The proteins below come from a single Alphaproteobacteria bacterium genomic window:
- a CDS encoding SRPBCC family protein, whose product MAKTIHQEVTFNASPDKVYAALTDGDTFGDITGAPAKIANKAGGEASLFGGQIAARNVELVPGKRVVQAWRAGNWEDGLYSLARFELKADGKKTKLVFDHTGYPDEGHDMLEGGWHKMYWEPMTKKFG is encoded by the coding sequence ATGGCCAAAACCATCCACCAGGAAGTGACGTTCAACGCGAGCCCCGACAAGGTTTACGCCGCTCTCACCGACGGCGACACCTTCGGCGACATCACCGGCGCACCGGCCAAAATCGCCAACAAAGCCGGTGGCGAGGCCTCGCTGTTCGGCGGCCAGATCGCCGCCCGCAATGTCGAGCTGGTCCCCGGCAAACGCGTGGTCCAGGCCTGGCGCGCCGGCAATTGGGAAGACGGTCTCTATTCCCTTGCCCGCTTCGAACTCAAGGCCGACGGCAAGAAAACCAAACTCGTCTTCGACCACACCGGCTATCCCGACGAGGGCCACGACATGCTCGAAGGCGGCTGGCACAAGATGTACTGGGAGCCGATGACCAAAAAGTTCGGCTGA
- a CDS encoding adenylate/guanylate cyclase domain-containing protein has translation MTRSEQWRAVLFYAAIIAPVAALIGLIPGYFVGDGSAKETLTGGAIGLLIGTGMASFQVSWGVGLIARRLREAPFLVVLGARTFCWLAIIAVGLSLPLLVLGPVPLADLFAPSFVVSMAISFAVAAAINFVTQINLLMGRGVLLHLVLGRYHRPREEDRVFLFVDLRGSTAIAERLGNLRYHALLRRFIADITPPIVRSGGEIHRYVGDQVIVTWPQANGLKNAACVRSYFAMVDALDAARATYLADFGVVPAFWAGLHRGPVVSGEIGTAKHEIVFLGDAMNATARIEQACRTFARPCIASADLLDALTLPDGVQATPLGRTDLRGLAAPLALFALERAAPD, from the coding sequence ATGACCCGCTCCGAACAGTGGCGCGCCGTTCTCTTCTATGCCGCGATCATAGCGCCGGTCGCCGCGCTGATCGGCCTGATCCCGGGCTATTTCGTCGGCGACGGCAGCGCGAAGGAAACGCTGACCGGCGGTGCGATCGGCCTTCTGATCGGCACCGGCATGGCTTCCTTCCAGGTGAGCTGGGGCGTCGGCCTGATCGCCCGCCGCCTGCGCGAGGCGCCTTTCCTCGTGGTCCTCGGCGCGCGCACGTTTTGCTGGTTGGCGATCATCGCCGTTGGCTTGTCGCTACCGCTTTTGGTCCTCGGTCCAGTGCCGCTGGCCGACCTGTTCGCCCCGTCGTTCGTTGTTTCGATGGCGATCAGTTTCGCGGTCGCCGCCGCGATCAATTTCGTGACGCAGATCAACCTGCTGATGGGCCGAGGCGTCTTGCTGCACCTCGTATTGGGCCGCTATCACCGGCCGCGTGAAGAAGACCGGGTGTTTCTGTTCGTCGATCTGCGCGGCTCGACCGCGATCGCCGAACGCCTCGGCAACCTGCGCTATCACGCGCTGCTACGCCGCTTCATTGCCGATATCACGCCGCCGATCGTGCGCTCGGGCGGCGAAATTCACCGTTACGTCGGCGACCAAGTTATCGTTACGTGGCCCCAGGCTAACGGATTGAAGAACGCCGCGTGCGTCCGAAGTTACTTTGCCATGGTCGATGCGCTAGACGCCGCCCGCGCCACCTATCTGGCAGACTTCGGTGTCGTCCCGGCGTTCTGGGCCGGCCTCCACCGTGGTCCGGTTGTGAGCGGCGAAATCGGCACGGCCAAGCACGAAATTGTTTTTCTCGGCGACGCGATGAACGCCACCGCAAGGATCGAACAGGCATGCCGAACGTTCGCGCGCCCGTGCATCGCCTCCGCCGACCTTCTGGATGCCCTGACTTTGCCTGATGGCGTCCAAGCGACACCCCTCGGACGAACCGACCTGCGAGGCCTCGCCGCGCCGCTCGCGTTGTTTGCGCTGGAGCGCGCCGCGCCGGACTAA
- a CDS encoding PAS domain-containing sensor histidine kinase — translation MTGRSNRRTANRSAIDIFLSWPLWLSVVVLTLLAIGLSGTAGVAVIAVVVGEVVPISVVLAFTIPALIVPPAAFAQLWAMRRAWRSERELARFFESTEALLAIGDWSGRLFRTSPSWHDLIGFTAEELAEGHFIAFVHPDDVAETIREAKKLGTGEHRSVGFVNRLRRKGGGYVWLQWNATSDPRRKLIYATAVDVTSRVESEALKDALISTVNHEIRTPLAAIYAALKIVQGMQTDCASDQSQRMLKIAETNADRLVRMIDDMLDVQRIEAGTANYQIAPCDVAELLAAVADQARLLHAGSTVALRVVDEAPGAWALADPDRLHQVLSNLLSNAYKFAPPVSDVTLAVRPAGLGLRFTVLDEGPGVPEADRERVFERFYQSGRHNKGGSGLGLAICRTLMRDMGGAIGMEPAPPPGAAFFVEIPAAPPA, via the coding sequence ATGACCGGTAGGTCGAACCGGCGCACCGCCAATCGCTCGGCAATCGACATCTTCCTCAGCTGGCCTCTATGGCTGAGCGTAGTGGTTCTAACGCTGCTTGCCATCGGCCTTTCCGGCACTGCGGGGGTCGCCGTTATCGCCGTCGTCGTCGGCGAGGTCGTTCCCATCTCCGTCGTCCTGGCCTTCACCATCCCCGCCCTGATCGTGCCGCCGGCGGCGTTCGCCCAGCTGTGGGCGATGCGACGGGCATGGCGCAGCGAGCGCGAACTCGCCCGCTTCTTCGAAAGCACCGAAGCGCTCCTGGCGATCGGCGACTGGTCCGGCCGCCTGTTCCGCACCAGCCCGTCGTGGCACGACTTGATCGGTTTCACCGCCGAGGAACTCGCCGAAGGTCACTTCATCGCCTTCGTCCATCCCGACGACGTCGCGGAAACCATCCGCGAGGCCAAGAAGCTCGGCACCGGCGAGCACCGGTCGGTCGGCTTCGTCAATCGTTTGCGCCGCAAGGGCGGCGGCTACGTCTGGCTGCAATGGAACGCGACCAGCGATCCGCGCCGGAAACTGATCTATGCCACCGCCGTGGACGTCACCAGCCGCGTCGAGTCCGAGGCGCTCAAGGATGCGCTGATCTCCACCGTCAACCACGAGATCAGAACGCCGCTGGCGGCGATCTATGCCGCGCTGAAAATCGTCCAGGGGATGCAAACCGACTGCGCCTCCGATCAGTCCCAACGAATGCTCAAGATCGCCGAGACCAATGCCGACCGCCTCGTGCGCATGATCGACGACATGCTCGATGTCCAACGGATCGAAGCCGGCACCGCAAACTACCAAATCGCCCCATGCGACGTGGCCGAGTTGCTGGCGGCGGTCGCGGATCAAGCGCGGCTCCTCCATGCGGGAAGTACCGTCGCCTTGAGGGTCGTCGACGAAGCGCCGGGCGCCTGGGCGCTCGCCGACCCGGACCGCCTACACCAGGTGCTGAGCAACCTGCTGTCGAACGCCTACAAGTTCGCGCCGCCGGTATCCGACGTGACGCTCGCGGTCCGCCCCGCCGGTCTCGGCCTGCGCTTCACCGTGCTCGACGAAGGACCGGGTGTGCCGGAGGCGGACCGGGAACGCGTTTTCGAGCGCTTCTACCAGTCCGGCCGCCACAACAAGGGCGGCTCCGGGCTCGGCCTCGCGATTTGCCGCACGTTGATGCGCGACATGGGCGGCGCCATCGGGATGGAACCGGCGCCACCGCCCGGCGCAGCCTTTTTCGTCGAGATTCCCGCCGCGCCGCCCGCTTAG
- a CDS encoding AzlD domain-containing protein has protein sequence MDPTTTLLTALAIGVAVVAIRTGPLLLLGGRKLPRTIEDGLRFLPAAAMCALTVHMVAVRDGALRFSLDDATVWALLPTAAVAVLTRSTFLTVAAGMGAVAGVRFIAG, from the coding sequence GTGGACCCAACGACGACCCTCCTGACCGCGCTCGCGATCGGCGTCGCCGTTGTGGCGATCCGGACCGGGCCGCTGTTGTTGCTGGGCGGGCGCAAACTGCCGCGCACGATCGAGGACGGCTTGCGCTTTTTGCCCGCGGCGGCGATGTGCGCGTTGACGGTGCATATGGTAGCCGTGCGCGACGGCGCGTTGCGGTTCTCGCTCGACGACGCGACGGTGTGGGCGTTGCTGCCGACGGCGGCGGTCGCGGTGCTGACCCGCAGTACGTTCTTGACGGTGGCGGCCGGGATGGGCGCTGTCGCCGGGGTGCGGTTCATCGCCGGCTGA
- a CDS encoding AzlC family ABC transporter permease has product MRTQDPSPSRPWWRETLLGIGVILPILAVYVAVGMAYGVLAVESGMPPWLAVLMSALVYAGTAQLAGVQMIALGSPILSIVITAAVINARFFVMASALVPHLRRLNGWQRMLYGVQMTDATFALHITRLPKVNASKTEIFATNVAGHLVWIGATTAGVVLGRTANNLDAFAIDFAMPAMFIGLLVPLMRGRSQVLVALAAVVATIGFHALGLSFWAILLATLTGLAVGWGADRWAK; this is encoded by the coding sequence ATGCGTACCCAAGACCCCTCCCCATCGCGCCCGTGGTGGCGCGAAACCCTGCTCGGTATCGGTGTCATCCTGCCGATTCTGGCGGTCTACGTCGCGGTCGGCATGGCCTATGGCGTTCTGGCTGTCGAAAGTGGCATGCCGCCTTGGCTTGCCGTCCTGATGTCGGCCCTGGTCTATGCCGGGACGGCGCAACTGGCAGGGGTGCAGATGATCGCGCTGGGCTCGCCGATCCTGTCGATCGTGATTACCGCGGCAGTGATCAATGCGCGGTTCTTCGTGATGGCCTCGGCGTTGGTACCCCACTTGCGGCGGCTCAACGGCTGGCAGCGGATGCTATACGGCGTGCAAATGACCGACGCGACGTTCGCTCTGCACATCACCCGCTTGCCCAAGGTCAACGCGAGCAAGACCGAGATCTTCGCGACCAACGTGGCCGGCCACCTGGTGTGGATCGGCGCGACGACCGCCGGTGTCGTACTGGGCCGGACGGCCAACAACCTGGACGCCTTCGCAATCGATTTCGCGATGCCGGCGATGTTTATCGGGTTGCTGGTGCCGCTGATGCGGGGCCGCAGTCAAGTGCTGGTGGCGCTGGCCGCGGTCGTTGCCACGATCGGGTTTCATGCGCTCGGGTTGTCGTTTTGGGCGATTTTGTTGGCGACGCTGACGGGGCTCGCGGTCGGGTGGGGGGCGGACCGATGGGCGAAGTAG
- a CDS encoding AzlC family ABC transporter permease, whose translation MNDATIPLPPNLWRDAARGVVQSLPAVPAYVAVSMGFGVLAVDGGMAPWLAIVFSAVVFAGTAQFAALPMIAAGLPPAAIVATAAIVCARFLAFAAALAPYLRHFAWWERLLYGAHLTSTTFALHVTILPLRAVSRAELFAANLTGYTVWVGSAAFGAVLGERAGDLDRFGIDFAMPAMFLAITVTMIRDRCHAVAAAAGGVATVVLVAAGASHLAILIAACAGAAVGWSVFAWTQRRPS comes from the coding sequence ATGAACGACGCGACGATCCCCTTGCCACCGAACCTGTGGCGCGATGCTGCGCGCGGTGTGGTGCAGAGCCTGCCGGCTGTGCCGGCCTATGTCGCGGTGTCGATGGGGTTCGGCGTGCTCGCGGTGGATGGTGGGATGGCGCCGTGGCTGGCGATCGTTTTCTCCGCGGTCGTGTTCGCGGGCACCGCGCAGTTCGCGGCGTTGCCGATGATCGCTGCCGGTCTGCCGCCGGCCGCGATCGTGGCGACAGCGGCGATCGTGTGCGCGCGCTTTCTTGCCTTCGCCGCGGCGCTGGCGCCCTACCTGCGGCACTTCGCCTGGTGGGAGCGGCTCTTGTACGGCGCCCATCTCACCAGCACGACCTTTGCATTGCATGTCACGATCCTGCCGTTACGCGCGGTGTCGCGGGCCGAGTTGTTCGCGGCCAACCTGACCGGCTACACGGTGTGGGTCGGTTCGGCAGCGTTCGGTGCCGTGCTCGGCGAGCGCGCCGGCGACTTGGATCGCTTCGGTATCGACTTCGCGATGCCGGCGATGTTCCTGGCGATCACGGTCACGATGATTCGCGACCGTTGCCACGCGGTGGCCGCGGCGGCGGGCGGCGTCGCGACCGTCGTTTTGGTGGCGGCCGGTGCGTCGCACCTGGCCATTCTCATTGCGGCCTGTGCCGGGGCCGCCGTCGGATGGAGCGTGTTCGCGTGGACCCAACGACGACCCTCCTGA
- a CDS encoding SRPBCC domain-containing protein, producing the protein MSIEPQSQKQPAGGLTLLVRRTIKATPARLFEAWTDPVQFVQWWGPPGVTCPGVEMDLRVGGAYRIGNRLPDGSEIWIAGTFERIAPPDELVFSWRLAHTDTPPERVTVRFDARGSSTEVVVFHERMADEATRADHEAGWIGCLDGLVAFLAT; encoded by the coding sequence ATGAGCATCGAGCCGCAGAGCCAGAAGCAACCGGCGGGCGGGCTGACCCTGTTGGTGCGCCGGACCATCAAGGCGACGCCGGCACGGTTGTTCGAGGCGTGGACCGATCCCGTACAGTTCGTGCAGTGGTGGGGTCCGCCGGGGGTAACGTGCCCCGGCGTCGAGATGGACCTGCGGGTCGGCGGCGCCTATCGCATCGGTAACCGGTTGCCCGACGGCAGCGAAATCTGGATCGCCGGCACCTTCGAACGGATCGCCCCGCCGGACGAGCTCGTCTTCAGTTGGCGTTTGGCCCACACCGACACGCCGCCCGAGCGTGTAACCGTACGCTTCGATGCCCGCGGCTCGTCCACCGAGGTCGTCGTCTTCCACGAACGGATGGCCGACGAAGCAACCCGCGCCGACCACGAGGCCGGTTGGATCGGCTGCCTCGACGGGTTGGTGGCGTTTTTGGCCACGTGA
- a CDS encoding Xaa-Pro peptidase family protein, with protein sequence MLLNRDRANAVMDRHGLKGLVVREKHNVYYLTDYWESLSEGGWPFAAFAVLPRDPAAPPTLVIPAISLQRLDLASPTWVENIVAFSDYSGRQAGENGVQTAPDEPPAAPYVGWPTRAGAALSPLAATWSARRDEYGTKVAASPAWALRRALKEAGLSKGRIGTDDLRLTGWMAAMGLEALEPVDAVNVLREIRIVKTEAEIDIMRTGAQANEAACLAAIDAMSEGATWPDLTTVYATEMAKRGARMRYLNTYLGGLPHGKVVRDEPLYFDALGEYQLYLADFGRSAVYGTPSAELETRVAALEAGFRAALDILKPGVRKSRIAETVTHAVHAAGFPAYFNVSPHSLGLEHTDNPMPMGPDTFGENDDFALEENMVINIDMPHVEYGWGAVHIEDTLRITKDGYEPLTSLDTKLIVRG encoded by the coding sequence ATGCTGCTCAACCGCGACCGCGCCAATGCCGTCATGGACCGCCACGGCCTCAAGGGCCTCGTGGTGCGTGAGAAACACAACGTCTATTACCTCACCGACTATTGGGAGAGCTTGAGCGAGGGCGGCTGGCCGTTCGCCGCCTTCGCCGTCCTGCCGCGCGATCCCGCCGCGCCGCCCACGCTCGTCATCCCGGCGATCTCGTTGCAGCGGCTCGACCTCGCCTCACCGACCTGGGTCGAGAACATCGTCGCCTTCTCGGACTATTCGGGCCGTCAGGCCGGCGAGAACGGCGTGCAAACCGCCCCCGACGAGCCGCCCGCCGCGCCCTATGTCGGGTGGCCGACGCGCGCCGGCGCAGCTCTGTCGCCGCTGGCCGCCACGTGGTCGGCCAGGCGCGACGAATACGGCACCAAGGTCGCGGCCTCGCCCGCCTGGGCGTTGCGCCGCGCCCTCAAGGAAGCGGGATTGAGCAAGGGCCGCATCGGCACCGACGACCTTCGCCTCACCGGCTGGATGGCCGCGATGGGCCTGGAGGCGCTCGAACCGGTCGACGCCGTCAACGTCCTGCGCGAAATCCGCATCGTCAAAACCGAGGCAGAAATCGACATCATGCGCACCGGCGCCCAGGCCAACGAGGCCGCCTGCCTGGCCGCGATCGACGCAATGTCTGAAGGTGCGACCTGGCCCGACCTCACCACCGTCTATGCCACCGAGATGGCCAAGCGCGGCGCGCGCATGCGCTACCTCAACACATACCTCGGCGGCCTGCCGCACGGAAAAGTCGTGCGCGACGAGCCGCTATATTTCGATGCCCTGGGCGAATACCAACTCTACCTCGCCGACTTCGGTCGCTCGGCCGTCTATGGCACGCCCTCAGCCGAGCTTGAAACCCGCGTTGCCGCCCTCGAGGCGGGCTTTCGCGCCGCGCTCGACATTCTCAAACCCGGCGTGCGCAAAAGCCGCATCGCCGAGACCGTGACCCACGCGGTCCACGCGGCGGGCTTCCCCGCCTACTTCAACGTTTCGCCCCACAGCCTCGGCCTCGAACACACCGACAACCCGATGCCGATGGGCCCCGACACCTTCGGCGAGAACGACGACTTCGCGCTTGAAGAAAACATGGTCATCAACATCGACATGCCCCACGTCGAATACGGCTGGGGCGCGGTCCACATCGAAGACACCCTGCGCATCACCAAAGACGGCTACGAACCCCTCACCAGCCTCGACACCAAATTGATCGTGCGAGGGTAG
- a CDS encoding metalloregulator ArsR/SmtB family transcription factor, producing MARTQNAQRREAPPGGDAEERLDRIFQALANRTRRAMLRRLAQGPAMVTELAAPFAMSLPSASKNLKVLEAAGLVERAVSGRVHRCALDPDALRDADAWLDFYRGFWGGTLESLARYVEDDDPAPPPGPASKKGRPGR from the coding sequence ATGGCAAGAACGCAAAATGCACAGCGCCGCGAGGCGCCCCCCGGCGGCGACGCGGAAGAACGGCTCGACCGGATTTTCCAAGCGCTGGCCAACCGCACGCGCCGGGCGATGCTGCGCCGGCTGGCCCAGGGGCCGGCGATGGTGACCGAACTGGCGGCGCCGTTCGCGATGTCGCTGCCCTCGGCCTCGAAGAACCTGAAGGTCCTGGAAGCGGCCGGGTTGGTCGAACGCGCGGTCAGCGGGCGGGTACATCGCTGCGCGCTGGATCCGGACGCCCTGCGCGACGCCGACGCATGGCTGGATTTCTACCGTGGCTTTTGGGGCGGCACGCTGGAGTCGCTCGCGCGCTATGTCGAAGACGACGACCCGGCGCCGCCGCCCGGGCCGGCGAGCAAGAAAGGAAGGCCGGGCCGATGA
- a CDS encoding AzlD domain-containing protein: MGEVAILVTILGMSAVTLLIKITPLVLLGGRKLPQGVEDLLKHLPVAVLSAMVVQLLLVKDGTLALRLDDATVWAALPTLAAAILTRNLFAAIGAGMGFVAIFRLIAGA, encoded by the coding sequence ATGGGCGAAGTAGCGATCCTGGTCACGATCTTGGGGATGAGCGCGGTGACGCTGCTGATCAAGATCACCCCGCTGGTGCTGCTGGGCGGACGCAAGCTGCCGCAGGGCGTTGAAGATTTGCTAAAGCATCTGCCCGTCGCGGTGTTGTCAGCGATGGTGGTGCAACTATTGCTGGTCAAAGACGGCACGTTGGCGCTGCGGCTGGACGACGCGACGGTGTGGGCGGCGCTGCCGACGCTGGCGGCGGCGATCCTAACCCGCAACTTGTTCGCGGCAATCGGTGCGGGGATGGGCTTCGTTGCGATCTTCCGGTTGATCGCCGGGGCCTAA